The genomic stretch GGTTCAGGGAGGAATTCGAACCAGCTTATTTAACCGTTATTATGATTTTTAAAATTTAACGTTCTGTTTGCATTTATGTCTTGAATCTGGTTTATTTGTTCAGCCCTTCTTTATTTAAATTACTGATAAACATTCTTTTATATGGTTTTTACGGTCAGGGGAGAGTAAAATTGAAGTGCATGAAGAATCACCGCTAATGGGGATAAAATAACTTGCTTTGTATACGTCCTGTGCCTTAGATTTGCCTTAAGTCTAATGCGAAAATAAGAGGTAGAAGAATTGGGAGATTAAAATAATTCATTCCCGTAGTACTTAAGATCATTCACCATATTTATAAAGAAGACCAAGTATATAAAGTTAATTTTGACTCAAATAATTTCCAATGTTGAACATAACATTTGCCTGTATTACAGCTTTCCTGATCACCTTTATGGCGATACCGTCAATTATTCGGGTATCGGTAATTAAAAGTTTGTTTGATGAACCCACAGAAAGGAAAGCGCATAAGTCAAGTATTCCTACGCTTGGTGGTTTGGCCATCTTTGCGGGAGTTGCATTTGCCTATACGTTTTGGTCAGCCGGGTTGAACACAGGATCCACTCAGTACATTGTTGCTGCAATTATTGTGATGTTCTTCATAGGGATAAAAGATGATATCGTTGAATTAACCGCTCATAAGAAACTGTACGGACAATTATTTGCTGCTATCATCATTGTGTTTTTTGCAGATATCAGAATCACCAGCATGTGTGGTGTATTTGGTATTTATCAGATTCCGTATTGGGTAAGTAGTGTTATTACTATTTTTACCATACTTACTATTATTAATGCGTATAATCTTATTGATGGTATAGATGGACTTGCCGGTGGAGTAGGAGCTATTGCTGCCTTTACTTTCGGCTTATGGTTTTACAACTATGGACAAATTGCCCTCTGCATACTTGCCTTTTCTCTTTTCAGTTCATTGCTGGCCTTCCTTGTTTACAATTTCTCTCCTGCCAATATATTTATGGGGGATACCGGATCGTTGGTTGTCGGGTTAATTCTTTCTGTGCTTTGCATCAATTTTGTTGAGCTCAGTTTTGAATCATTGCCCTATGCGTTTCCGTTCCGTTCTAGTCCGGCGATGGCCATAGCCATCCTTATCATTCCGCTGGCAGATACCTTAAGAATATTTATCATCCGACTGTTAAATGGTCGATCACCCTTTCATGCCGACAGGAACCATATCCATCATCAGTTACTTGATTTAGGATTAACGCATCGTGAAGCAGCTTTGACACTCTATTTGGTAAACATTGGATTTATTGTAATAGCATTAGCTCTTAGAAATATTTCGAGTCTGAAGCTTCTTTATATTCTGACTATTATGGGTGTAGCTTTCAGTATTTTACCTTATTATTTAAAGGTATGGAAGGCGAAACCGGCTTCTATTAAAGTGGCAGAATAACACTTCTTCACCCAACTTTCACCCCATTTCACCCTAAGTTTTTAAATTTGCGAATCAGGAAAACAGCGATTCGCCCAAATGATTTATTGTTTTGAGCAAGAATTGAACGATTTTTAGACCTTTAAGAGTAACAAATCAGCTCTTTATATCGTTTAATCTCTCTGATACAATAAGTTATCAATAATCGATGTTTTGTAAAGAGTGAAAGAAAGTGGAGGAGTATACTTCACTTTGAATTAGTTTTAACCGATCTTACCAAAGTATCTGTGTAGCATCATTAAACCCCGAGAAGAAATATGAAAATTACGACCCGTCTCCTTCTGTTAATATTCATATCCATATTAAGTTTTACTTCGGTAAATGCTCAGGATAATCGTGAAATTAGTAGTCCTAACGTCACAGAAGAAGTATATGATCCCATCTCAGCATTGCTGGACAGTCTGGTGACTTTAACGCATGTTGTGAGATATAACCAACAGGATGCCAATTGTTTTGATCCTAATGCGGTGGTACCCGGCTCTGTTCCAACCTTTTCTGACGAAGTCTATGCTCAACGGATTTCAGAAATTCTGTCTCCAATTCCCATGTCTTATAATGAACATGTGAAGGGCTTTATTGATTTATATGCTGTCAGAAAGAGAGGGTTGACGCAAAGAGCTATGGGATTATCGAATCTTTACTTTCCCATGTTTGAAGAAATTCTGGATAGAGAGGGATTGCCCCTGGAGTTTAAGTACTTGTCAGTGGTGGAGTCGGCATTAAATCCAATTGCTGTTTCCCGTGTTGGTGCTACAGGGATTTGGCAATTCATGTATAATACCGGTATAATGTATGATTTGAAGGTCAATAGTTATACCGATGAGCGGAGAGATCCCTTGAAGGCAACTTTTGCAGCTTGCCAATATTTTAAAGACATGTACAAAATTTACGAGGACTGGTTACTGGTGATCGCAGCTTACAATTGCGGGGCCGGTAATGTGAATAAGGCGATTAAAAGATCCGGTGGAAAGAAAAACTTCTGGGAAATCATGCATTATTTACCTGCAGAAACCAGGAGCTATGTACCGGCCTTCATTGCAGTTGCTTATGTTATGAATTATTCCCGTGAGCACAACTTGTATCCTGTCTCTCCGGCTTATTCTTATTTTGAGGTGGATACAATTACTGTAAGTAATGCCATTAATTTTAAGGTGTTGTCAAACACATTGGATCTTCCGGTTGATGTCATTTCGTTCTTAAATCCCATCTACAAAAAGAATATTATTCCCGATGTAGGTTCAGATTATATTTTAAGATTGCCTACCAATAAAATGGCTATCTTCATGTCTAGTCAGGAGAGTATAATGGCACAATCTCTCCCACCGGCTCGCCCGGTGATGCCTGTTTATGCCGGCAGAAGGAGTTCGAGAGATGCTGCTGATGAAGGCAGTACAGCCTATGAAACCATCACAAAGCGTGTTAAGAAAGTGCATACTGTCCGTCGTGGAGAAAATCTTGGGGTGATAGCAGGTAAATATGATATGTCGGTACAGCAAGTGAAAAAGATGAATCGTTTAAAGTCAAGTACCTTGCGTTCAGGACAGAAATTAAGTGTTTATGCTTATGTGAAGACGAAGGTCCCGGTAAAATCGGCTCCTGCAGTAGAAGTTGCTGTGAAGAAGGATACCGATGCTCATGATTCCGCCAATGTGAATCGTGCTATAAACGGAGAAGAATCTGCTGATCAACAAAGTCAGGCTCAGGTTTCTGCAGATACAGATGACAACGAAAGAGTGGTGGAGACCTCTCCGAGATATATTTATCATGTTGTACAACCAGGAGATACTTTGTGGAATATTGCTAAACGCTATGAAGGTGTAACTGTTGAGATGATCAAGGATATCAATAATCTGAATAATGCTACTCTCAAGCTGGGTACAAAGTTGAAAGTCATTGTAAACAGTTAAATTTTTAATCGACATTCATCAGCAGGTTAACTGCAGATGTAAATTAAGGAACAGATATAAATCCATATTCGAAGGCACCTTATTCAAATTAAGGTGCTTTCGCATTTTTAGTAAAATGCAGGAATTAAGATTATACGTTTACGCCGTAGTTATTTGCATTTTAATCTCGAATCCTTCTCATATTTCCCTTTTTGAAAAGGAGAAATTTAATAAATTTGCAGCGCCAAGTACGGATTGACCGATGGTGTAACTGGCAACACATCTGATTTTGATTCAGAAAAGTCCAGGTTCGAGCCCTGGTCGGTCAACCATTTAAAAGGGGATACTAAATGTATCTCCTTTTTTATTTTGAGGAAATTCGGTTCAGTGATTTGGCTTTTCAATTGCCCTATCATCCATTTTACCTAATTCTTCCGTTCTATTCCGGTCCGCGAAGTTTAAGACCTCGCGGGTGTTAGACCTCGCGGGTGTTAGACCTCGCGGGTGTTAGACCTCGCGGGTGCATATGGAAGTGTTAAATATCAATGACTTAATTTTTCAGGGAGACCATTTTCTTCATCTTGGCCAATTTCTGTCCCTTTTTAACCAAAATATAAAGTCCTTTCCGTGTCACTTACGGTCCGCGAAGTTTAAGACCTCGCGGGTGTTAGACCTCGCGGGTGCATATGGAAGAGTTAGATATCAATGACTTAATTTTTCAGGGAAACTATTTTCTTCATCTTGGCCAATTTCGCTACCTGTTTAACCAATAAGCAATGTCCTTTCCGTACCTCTTACGGTCCGCGAAGTCTAAGACCTCGCGGGTGTTAGACCTCGCGGGTGCATATGGAAGAGTTAGATATCAATGACTTAATTTTTCAAGGAGACCATTTTCTTCATCTTGGCCAATTTCGCTACCTTTTTAACCAATAAGTAATGTCCTTTCCGTACCTCTTCCGGTCCGCGAAGTCTAAGACCTCGCGGGTGTTAGACCTCGCGGGTGCATATGGAAGTGTTGAATATCAATGACTTAATTTTAACTCTTGACCATTTTCTTCATCTTGGCCAATTTCAGTCCCTTTTTAACCAATATGCAATGTCCTTTTTGTACCTCTTCCGTTCCGCGAAGTTTAAGACCTCGCGAAGTTTAAAACCTTGTGGGTGCTTGACCTCGCTGGTACTTATAGAAATGCATTTTATCAAATTGGAATACATTCCTCACAGAGCTGCCTCAAATTGTAGGTTGACGGAAGATCTATTCCATAGTTCTCAAATAAATGAAATCCCAGGTGAAGGAGCCGGCCGTAACACTTACTGAATATGATCTCGAGATAAAATCCTACTTTTGAATAAACCATAATACTTTTTATCAGGATGGAGAATCAAATTACCTCTGATAGCTCTGCATCGGTTTTGACGGAGTTGAATGATTATTACCATTCATGCCACGGTGCGATGGCTGAGTCTCGAAATATCTTTATTCAAGCCGGACTCAAAGAAGCGTTCCTCCGTTTCGGATTAAAACTGAATATTCTTGAAGTTGGATTTGGTACCGGACTTAATGCATTGCTCACTTATCAGGAAGCCGGAAAACATCAAATGGACATCTGGTACACGGCTATCGAATTGCATCCGGTTTCGCCTGATCTGATAAATTATCCCATGTATGCGAAGGCAAGCGGATTTCCGGAGCATGAAAATGTATTGCAACGCATGCATGAACTTCCTTTTAATGTAGCAGGGGAGATAACTCCAACTTTCGTTCTTGAAAAACGTTTCATTGATATTCGGGAGTTTTCGGATAACCCCTACCGTTATCATCTGGTCTATTATGATGCCTTTGCCCCCGAAGTACAACCTGAAATGTGGACCAAAGAAATTTTTTACCGCATTCATGCCACAATGGCTCCCAAGGGAATTCTCGTTACAAGTTCAACAGAAAAGTTGGTGCAACGAAGTCTGAAATCAGCAGGGTTCTCTGTTGAAATAATCGATATGCTCCCGGGCAACCGACAAATGCTCAGAGCAATCAGGAATTGATTTTTAAGTAGTAATGCTGATTTTCTAAATAAACTTTATAATTTCTTCCTCAAGTTCATGTACCATCTTGAAGCCAGCCATTCGCCACTTCAGTTCCCCGTTTTTGAAGATCATCAAGGTGGGGACACTCCTGATCTGAAAATGCTGTGACAATTCCGTTTGTTCATCTACATCCAGCTTCATGATGGTCGCCTTTGTACCCAGACGAATTTCCAGCGCCGTAAGAATTTCATCCAGATAATTGCAGGGCTCACACCAGGTAGCATAAAAGTCTACCAGTACCGGTTTTTCCGATTTCATTAATTCCAGAAAGGTAGGTGCATCAAGTTGTGGAGCGGGGTATTCCATGCGACAAAGATATCAGGATGTGACTTATTTCTATTTAATGATCGTTTAAAAATTCTCATTCATCACCCATTTCTCTAACCATCGAAATCATTCTGTTGTGTTAAAGCCTGGAACAGAATCGAATTATTCTTTTATCCCGATTGAAGGATGTTACGGAACGAAAGTAAAATTATTTTTTTCTCTTGAAGAGCGGCAGTTGCTCTTTCCCTCCAAGATATCTCCACATGCTTCCGAAATAAGTAAATAAGATGACAGCACTTATTCCCCACCATGCGTACATATTCAACGGGAAATAAATTTTACCTTGCTCAAAGATTTGCCAAAAGAGCGCCGCACTCCCCATCATGAATACTAATTTACCGATTTCATAGGGAACCGGAAAAACCTGCTGTCCTTTTAAGTAGGATAAAAGCATCATCGAAGTATAGCAAATAAAGGTAGCCCACGCTGCACCAGTAAAGCCCATCTCAGGAATGAGCCATAAGTTAAAAACAATCGTTATCAATGCCCCGAGTATCGACAACCAGGCGCCATAACCGGTCTTGCCGCTTAGTTTATACCAGATGCTCATGTTGAGGTAAATGCCAAGGAAAAGATTTGCGGCAAGCAGAATAGGAACCACATTTAATCCTCCATGATATTGCTCGCCGATGAAGTGTTTAATGATGTCCATGTAGAACATGACACCAAGAAATATAAAACATCCCGCCAGGACAAAATAATTCATCACCCGGGCGAAAAGCAGCTTACTGTTTTCTTTATGATGTTGTGAAAAATAAAAGGGATCAGCCGCATAACGGAACGTCTGTACGAAAAGTGTCATGAGTATGCTGAGCTTGTAACAGGCACTGTATATTCCTAACTGCTGCATCGCGATGGATTTATCAGTGATCAGATATTTTAGAATTGCCCTGTCTAAAGTTTCATTGATCATCCCCGCAAAGCCTGCAATCAGGAGCGGAAAACCGTAAATGAGCATTTCCTTTACGAGGGGAAAACTAAAGGAACCGCCTTTCATCAATCGCAATTCGGGGAGGAGGAAAAGCAGGGTGACTCCACTGGCCACCAGGTTTGCGATAAAGACATATCCAATACCTGAAACAGCGGGAGCAGGGTTATTCTGAAGAGAAGGCAAGACCAATAAGAAGAAAAGATTCAATCCTATATTAATAAAAATTCCAAGCAGCTTAATGAGTGCAAAGCGCATGGCTTTATTTTGTTGTCGTAATCTGGCGAAGGGTAATGTCGATAGGGTGTCGAAGGCAAGTATCCAGGCAAACCAACGTACATAATCGGCATGATCCGGATAACCGAGGGCGCTTGCAATCGGAGTCGAAAACAGCAATAGAATGATGGTGAAGAAGCCGGTTGTACAAAGTAGGGTGGTGAGCCCATTGCCATATACATTTTCATGACGCTCTTTTTTATTGGAGAAATGGAAAAATGCAGTTTCCATTCCCAATGCATACACGACCATCAGAAAAGTGATGTAAGCATAAAACTCCGACACCACACCGTATTCAGCAGGTGCGAAAATGCGGGTATACAACGGGACGAGCAGGTAGTTGAGAAGCCTCCCTACGATGCTGCTTAATCCATAAATAGCTGTTTGCCCGGCCAGGGCGCGCATTTGGCTCACGTAGTTAGCCCCGGTATTATTTTCAGCAAATCTAATAGATTGGAATGTAAATAATAATTATTTTTCAATTATAGATTTCAGAAAGGAAAGAGATGGTGGGAATATTGCTATCGGCTTCCGGCTGCCAGCTACCAGCTTCCGGCTGAAGTTAAATATGAAAATAATTTTTACTTCGAAGAGGGAAATAATAATTTTCAGCCGGATGATTTTAACTCATTGCTCATATTCCAAAACTCATAATACCAGGTTCATAGGTCATAGGTTTGGCACCCACCGTGACATCGCCATGCCCGCCATATTTTCGTAGCTCTCGTTGCGATCGAGACTTCGCGACGTTGCGCCCGCTGCGTTTAAACAATGTCCTATCCGAAATCAAGTCTCTATAGCATTTAAATTTCAAGGTATTCAGAAGTGCGACCGATTGTCTAAAGCTCTCAGCCCATGTCCTCAGACATAACTCACAGACATTAACCACCAGGTCGTAGCCGCTTGCCCTTTGCTTATAGCTGGTAGCCGGAAGCCGGAAGCTCATAGCTGGAAGCCGGCAGCCGGCAGCCTCCTTTATCGAAGCAAAAATCTCAACCACAACTGAAATTTAATTTAAAATATAAATTATCTTTGTTTCAAACTAAAAATCATGAAAAAGTTCTTCCCCTACCTGATGTTCGTGTTTAGCTTACTATTTATGGGTTGTCCTTATGGATCAGAAGTAGCTATCGATGATGGTAAAACTAAAATTGATGAGAAGCTACTCGGCAAATGGGAATCGAAGAGCTCCAGCGATTATGATTATATCGTTTCTAAAATCGATGATACCACCTATAAGATAGAAAAGAAGCCTCGTGGTGAAGGCGAGGTAACTGTTTACATCGGATTCCTCTCTGCCATCGGAACCACGAAATTTTTAAATGTTTGGGAAGAACAAAATACCACCCGCACCTATTATTTTTATAAAATGGATATCTCCGGAAGCGGTGCAAAACTGACCTTGTCTCCGGTGACAGATAATATCAAGGAAAAATTTGAATCCTCCTCCGAGCTGAAATCCTTTTTTGAAAAGAACCAGAACCTCAGTTTCTTTTACAGTAAGGATGATGAAGTGTATATCAGGGCGGATTGATGTAACGACTGGTCGCGAACTGTCATCCATCACCCCTCTCAGTAGCCGCGTGACATGTAACGCGGCTACTGAGAGGGGATAGCAAACATGAAACACCCTACTCACTACATCTCCACCTCCAGCAACACCGGACAATGATCCGAATGTTTGGCCTCTGGCAAGATGACACATCGCTGCAAATTTTTTTCAAGATTTTTTGTGGCCATCAGGTAGTCGATGCGCCAGCCTAAATTTTTTGCGCGTGCATTGAACCGGAAACTCCACCACGTATATTGATGTGGCTCCTGATTATAATAACGAAAAGTATCAATGAATCCGCTCTTAAAAAATTGCTCCATCCACTCTCGCTCTTCGGGCAGGAAACCGGAAGACTTCGCATTGCTGACCGGATTATGAATGTCAATGGGTCTATGGCAAATGTTGATGTCGCCTCCTATGATGAGTTTACTTTTCTTTTTCTTTAAGGTAGCGATATAATCTTCAAACCATTTCAGCCATTCCATTTTATACTCTTGCCGGTGTTCGCCGCTGGACCCCGAAGGCACATAGACACTCATCACTGATGTTTTCCCGAAATCCGCTCTGATGATTCTTCCTTCTTTATCAATTTCGGGATTTCCTGAACCAATTTCCACATGATCCGGCTCTTGCTTGCTGAAGATGGCCACTCCACTGTATCCCTTTTTCTCCGCAGGATGCCAGTAATTAAAGTAACCGTCATTGTCGAAAACAGGAAGATCGAGTTGTCCGGGTTCCGCTTTGATTTCCTGCAACAAGACGATATCGGGGTTAACTGTCCGCAGCCATTCCATCCAGCCCTTGCTGAGCGCAGCTCGAATGCCGTTTACATTGTAGGTGATTATTTTTCTGTTTGCCATTGTTTATGATTCAGCGAATGTATTATAGCCGCGGGAATTATTCACAAAGAAAAGACGTAAAAAAGATTTATAGCGTTAAACAGATGTAAAATCCTCTGTATTTTTAAGCGCTATTGGATAAGAAAGTATTTAAGGTCATTGCAGCCGTCTGTTGTTGCCTGTCGTTCAGCCTGTACAGCCAGGATTTGAGCAATGCCCGTTTGCGTTATATCGTCCCGACTCGTGATACTATCCGGCTGGATTCCCTCAGCGTGATCCCCGGTTCGGTGGAAGTGCGTGCCGGAGATTCGCTGTTACCTGCACGATATTTCTCCCTGGACTTTTCTAAATCACTGATCTGGTTTGAGCCCTCCCTGTTGAAGGAGCTTGATTCCATCAGCCTGCGGGTCTTCTTCAGAGTGTACCCGATTTCATTTGAAGCGCCATTGTTTTTAAGGGATCGGCGCTTGTTGGAGAAGGCTTCTTCTACACCCGGCGCTGCTCCCTATACCGAGCGTCCGGCAGAGAAGAATGCCTCGCTGTTCGGGTTGGAAGGATTAGCACGTTCGGGATCTATTTCGCGCGGACTTACCATCGGCAGTAATCAGGATGCGGTGGTGAATTCGAGTTTGAATTTGCAATTAGCCGGTCGCATTAGTGGAAATATCGAAGTACTCGCCGCCATTACCGATGAGAATATTCCGGTGCAGGCAGAGGGGAATACGCAGCAATTGCAGGAATTTGATAAGGTCTATATTCAGTTAAATAACGATAAGCATAAACTGGTGGCCGGAGATTATGATGTGCGAAACCCGGAAGGTTATTTTATGCGGTATTTTAAGAAGGCGCAGGGCGGATTGTATAGTTATACGGAAGTGATGGAACGCAAGAATAAATCTCCGCTCACGCTCGCCGCAGGTTTGGGTGCCGCCGTTTCCCGGGGGAAGTTCGCCCGAAATATCATCAATGGAATTGAGTCCAACCAGGGGCCCTATCGGTTGCGCGGTGCAGAAAATGAATTGTTCATCATAGTGATGTCGAATTCGGAAAGAGTGTTTATCGATGGACTCCTTCTCGAACGCGGTCAGGACAGAGATTATATCATCGACTACAATACCGCTGAAGTAACTTTCACCACGCGCAGGTTGATCAACAAGGATATGCGGATTACGATTGAATTTCAATATGCCGACCGTAATTATGCACGTACCTTGCTGACCGGTTTCGCCGCATGGAAGGATAGCCGGATGCAGGCCGGTGTTAATCTCTACTCCGAGCAGGACAGTAAGAATCAACCCTTGCAGCAGGATCTCACCCCGGCCGACAAAGCAATTCTGGCAGCAGCAGGTGATAATCTGGGAGCCGCTTTCAAGGAGAGTGGCGATAGTGTCGCTTTTAACATCAATGAAATTTTATATGCGCGGATAGACACCACCGTGAGTGCTGTTCTTTATCCGGATATCTATCTTTATTCCACCAGTCCTGATAGTGCTTTCTATCGTGTCTCCTTCAGCAATGTCGGACAAGGCCTTGGCAATTATGTTG from Bacteroidota bacterium encodes the following:
- a CDS encoding undecaprenyl/decaprenyl-phosphate alpha-N-acetylglucosaminyl 1-phosphate transferase; its protein translation is MLNITFACITAFLITFMAIPSIIRVSVIKSLFDEPTERKAHKSSIPTLGGLAIFAGVAFAYTFWSAGLNTGSTQYIVAAIIVMFFIGIKDDIVELTAHKKLYGQLFAAIIIVFFADIRITSMCGVFGIYQIPYWVSSVITIFTILTIINAYNLIDGIDGLAGGVGAIAAFTFGLWFYNYGQIALCILAFSLFSSLLAFLVYNFSPANIFMGDTGSLVVGLILSVLCINFVELSFESLPYAFPFRSSPAMAIAILIIPLADTLRIFIIRLLNGRSPFHADRNHIHHQLLDLGLTHREAALTLYLVNIGFIVIALALRNISSLKLLYILTIMGVAFSILPYYLKVWKAKPASIKVAE
- a CDS encoding LysM peptidoglycan-binding domain-containing protein, with the translated sequence MKITTRLLLLIFISILSFTSVNAQDNREISSPNVTEEVYDPISALLDSLVTLTHVVRYNQQDANCFDPNAVVPGSVPTFSDEVYAQRISEILSPIPMSYNEHVKGFIDLYAVRKRGLTQRAMGLSNLYFPMFEEILDREGLPLEFKYLSVVESALNPIAVSRVGATGIWQFMYNTGIMYDLKVNSYTDERRDPLKATFAACQYFKDMYKIYEDWLLVIAAYNCGAGNVNKAIKRSGGKKNFWEIMHYLPAETRSYVPAFIAVAYVMNYSREHNLYPVSPAYSYFEVDTITVSNAINFKVLSNTLDLPVDVISFLNPIYKKNIIPDVGSDYILRLPTNKMAIFMSSQESIMAQSLPPARPVMPVYAGRRSSRDAADEGSTAYETITKRVKKVHTVRRGENLGVIAGKYDMSVQQVKKMNRLKSSTLRSGQKLSVYAYVKTKVPVKSAPAVEVAVKKDTDAHDSANVNRAINGEESADQQSQAQVSADTDDNERVVETSPRYIYHVVQPGDTLWNIAKRYEGVTVEMIKDINNLNNATLKLGTKLKVIVNS
- the mnmD gene encoding tRNA (5-methylaminomethyl-2-thiouridine)(34)-methyltransferase MnmD, which produces MENQITSDSSASVLTELNDYYHSCHGAMAESRNIFIQAGLKEAFLRFGLKLNILEVGFGTGLNALLTYQEAGKHQMDIWYTAIELHPVSPDLINYPMYAKASGFPEHENVLQRMHELPFNVAGEITPTFVLEKRFIDIREFSDNPYRYHLVYYDAFAPEVQPEMWTKEIFYRIHATMAPKGILVTSSTEKLVQRSLKSAGFSVEIIDMLPGNRQMLRAIRN
- a CDS encoding thioredoxin fold domain-containing protein: MEYPAPQLDAPTFLELMKSEKPVLVDFYATWCEPCNYLDEILTALEIRLGTKATIMKLDVDEQTELSQHFQIRSVPTLMIFKNGELKWRMAGFKMVHELEEEIIKFI
- a CDS encoding polysaccharide biosynthesis protein, whose translation is MRALAGQTAIYGLSSIVGRLLNYLLVPLYTRIFAPAEYGVVSEFYAYITFLMVVYALGMETAFFHFSNKKERHENVYGNGLTTLLCTTGFFTIILLLFSTPIASALGYPDHADYVRWFAWILAFDTLSTLPFARLRQQNKAMRFALIKLLGIFINIGLNLFFLLVLPSLQNNPAPAVSGIGYVFIANLVASGVTLLFLLPELRLMKGGSFSFPLVKEMLIYGFPLLIAGFAGMINETLDRAILKYLITDKSIAMQQLGIYSACYKLSILMTLFVQTFRYAADPFYFSQHHKENSKLLFARVMNYFVLAGCFIFLGVMFYMDIIKHFIGEQYHGGLNVVPILLAANLFLGIYLNMSIWYKLSGKTGYGAWLSILGALITIVFNLWLIPEMGFTGAAWATFICYTSMMLLSYLKGQQVFPVPYEIGKLVFMMGSAALFWQIFEQGKIYFPLNMYAWWGISAVILFTYFGSMWRYLGGKEQLPLFKRKK
- the xth gene encoding exodeoxyribonuclease III, whose translation is MANRKIITYNVNGIRAALSKGWMEWLRTVNPDIVLLQEIKAEPGQLDLPVFDNDGYFNYWHPAEKKGYSGVAIFSKQEPDHVEIGSGNPEIDKEGRIIRADFGKTSVMSVYVPSGSSGEHRQEYKMEWLKWFEDYIATLKKKKSKLIIGGDINICHRPIDIHNPVSNAKSSGFLPEEREWMEQFFKSGFIDTFRYYNQEPHQYTWWSFRFNARAKNLGWRIDYLMATKNLEKNLQRCVILPEAKHSDHCPVLLEVEM